A stretch of DNA from Gaiellales bacterium:
GCGGCGGTAGCTGCGATGCACGCGGTCGAGCTCACGCCGCTGCTCCTCGGCGGCGGCGTCGAGCTGGGCGTGGAGCGAGGCGACCTCGCGGACGAGGGCCTCCATCGCGTCCTCGAGGTCGAGCACGCGGGTCGCGCCGGCCAGGTTCAGGCCCAGCTGGCCGGTCAGCGTGCCGATCTTGCGCAGGCGCTCGACGTCGCGGTCGGAGTAGCGGCGGGTGCCGCCGGGCGTGCGCCGCGGACGCACGAGGCCCTTCGCCTCGTACGTGCGCAGCGTCTGCGGGTGCATCCCGGCCAGCTCGGCCGCGACCGAGATCGAGTAGCGGGGATGGTCGTCAGCGGCCCTCATTCCGCCCTCCGACGAGCCACAGGCTGGGGTCAGACCCCAGATGGTGTCGTCGCGCGGCAGCGCGATGCACCAGAAGGGGTCTGACCCCGTTCGGTGCGGCGAAGCCGCGCCGGCCGCCTGCGCCAGCAGGCGGCGAAGAGCTTCGGTGCCTACCAGCGATCATGCCGACTTCTCCGCGAACAGCTTCTGGCGGGGGTCGCCGTGGTTGGCGTGCTGGATCTCCTGGAGGCGCTCGAGCGCCTCGCGCTCCTGCTTGGAGAGCTTCGAGGGCACCGCGATGCGCAGGCGGGCGAGCAGGTCACCCTGGCCGCCGCCGTTCAGGCGCGGCGCGCCGCGGCCCTTGACGCGCAGGGTCTTGCCGTCGGTCGAGCCGGCCGGGATCCTGACGCGCACCGTGGTGCCGTCCGGCGTGGGCAGCTCCACCTGCTCGCCGATCGCCGCCTCGGCGAACGTGACCGGGACGTCGATGACGAGGTCGTCGCCGTTGCGGGTGAAGAGCGGGCTCGCGGTGACGCGGGTGACGACGAAGAGGTCGCCGGGCTCGCCGCCGCGGGGGGCGGCCTCGCCCTTGCCCTTCACCTTGATGCGGGTGCCCTCGCGGACGCCCGCGGGGATCCGCACCTGGTACGTCTTCGTCGAGCGCACGCGGCCCGAGCCGTGGCAGGTCGGACAGGGGTGCTCGATGACGGTGCCGGCGCCGGCGCAGCGGCTGCACGGCTGGTTGATCGAGAAGAAGCCCTGGCTCTCCGACGTCACGCCGCGGCCCTTGCACACCGGGCAGATCGTCGGCGCCGTGCCGGCGGCCGCGCCGGAGCCGTGGCAGGTCGGGCAGGCGTTGGCCTTGTCGACCGGCACCTTCACGGTCACGCCGCGCAGCGCATCCTCGAAGGACAGGCTGACCTGGGCCTCGACGTCGGCGCCGCGGCGAGGGCGGGCGGAGGCGCCGGCCCGGCCGCCGCGGTTGAACAGGCCGCCGAAGAGGTCGCCCAGGTCGAAGCCGGCCGCGGCGTTGCCGAAGTCGGCACCCTGGAAGCCCCCGCCCTGGCCGGGCCGGAACGTGCGCCCGAAGCTGTCGTACTGCTTGCGCCGGTCGGGATCGGAGAGCGTGTCGTACGCCTCGCCGATCGCCTTGAAGCGCTCCTCGGCCGCCGCGTCGCCCGGGTTTGCGTCCGGGTGGTAGCGGCGGGCCAGCTTGCGGTAGGCCTTCTTGATCTCGTCGGCGCTCGCGCCCCTGGGGACGCCGAGCGTCTCGTAGTAGTCGGCCACCCGCTACTCCTCGCCCTCCGTCGCAGGGCCGCTCGAGACGACGACGCGCGCGGCGCGCACGATCCGGTCGCCGAGGCGGTACCCCCGCTGCCAGACGGCGGCGATCGTTCCCTCGGGATGCTGCGAGGGCTGGTGGCTCAGGGCCTCGTGGACGTGCGGGTCGAACGCCTCGCCCGGCTCCGCCTCGATCTCCTCGAGGCCGCGCCGGTGGAGGATGTCGGCCAGCTGCTGGCGCACCCGGGCCACGCCCTCGGCCACCTGCGCCTCCTCGTGGTGCTCGGAGGCGTCGACGGCCCGCTCGAGGTTGTCGAGCACGGGCAGGAGCTCGGACACGATCGACTCGGAGGCTCGCTGGGCCTGGGCCTCCGAGTCGCGGGCCACGCGCTTGCGGTAGTTGTCGAAGTCGGCCGCGACGCGGCGCAGGTCGTTCAGGTACTCCTCCGCCCTGCGCCGCGCCTCGGCGAGCTCCGCCTCGAGCTCGCCGGCCCCGCCGTCACCGACGGTCTCGTCGGTCTCGGGGGCCGGCGCGCTCTTGCGTGGATCTGCGGTCACGCCCGGTCACCGCTCTCGTCGACCACCTCGGCGTCGACGATCTCCTCGTCGCCGCCGGTGTCGGCGCCGTTCGCGGAGCCGTCACCGCCGCCCGTGCTCTGCTGGGCCTGCTGGGCCTGCTGGTACACGACCTCGCCGAGCTTGAACGAGGCCTCGCGCAGCGCCTCCAGCCGGGAGCGGATCTCGCCGGCGTCCTCGCCGTCGAGGGCCTGCCGCACCGCGTCGATCTTCGAGCGGATGTCGGTCTTGGTCTCCTCGTCGAGCCGGTCCTCGTGCTCCTTGAGGGACTTCTCGGTCGAGTAGGCGACCTGCTCGGCCGTGTTGCGGGCCTCGGCCAGCTCCTTCATGCGGCGGTCGTCCTCGGCGTGCGACTCGGCGTCGCGCACCATCTTGTCGACCTCGTCGTCGGAGAGGCCGGAGCCGCCCTGGATCTGGATCTTCTGCTCGTTGCCCGAGCCCAGGTCCTTGGCCGAGACGTGCATGATCCCGTTGGCGTCGATGTCGAAGGTGACCTCGATCTGGGGCACGCCCCGCGGGGCCGGCGGGATGCCGACCAGCTGGAACTTGCCCAGCGTCTTGTTGTAGACGG
This window harbors:
- a CDS encoding helix-turn-helix transcriptional regulator, translated to MRAADDHPRYSISVAAELAGMHPQTLRTYEAKGLVRPRRTPGGTRRYSDRDVERLRKIGTLTGQLGLNLAGATRVLDLEDAMEALVREVASLHAQLDAAAEEQRRELDRVHRSYRRDLVIYQTPKSPVPWTFRS
- the dnaJ gene encoding molecular chaperone DnaJ — protein: MADYYETLGVPRGASADEIKKAYRKLARRYHPDANPGDAAAEERFKAIGEAYDTLSDPDRRKQYDSFGRTFRPGQGGGFQGADFGNAAAGFDLGDLFGGLFNRGGRAGASARPRRGADVEAQVSLSFEDALRGVTVKVPVDKANACPTCHGSGAAAGTAPTICPVCKGRGVTSESQGFFSINQPCSRCAGAGTVIEHPCPTCHGSGRVRSTKTYQVRIPAGVREGTRIKVKGKGEAAPRGGEPGDLFVVTRVTASPLFTRNGDDLVIDVPVTFAEAAIGEQVELPTPDGTTVRVRIPAGSTDGKTLRVKGRGAPRLNGGGQGDLLARLRIAVPSKLSKQEREALERLQEIQHANHGDPRQKLFAEKSA
- a CDS encoding nucleotide exchange factor GrpE codes for the protein MTADPRKSAPAPETDETVGDGGAGELEAELAEARRRAEEYLNDLRRVAADFDNYRKRVARDSEAQAQRASESIVSELLPVLDNLERAVDASEHHEEAQVAEGVARVRQQLADILHRRGLEEIEAEPGEAFDPHVHEALSHQPSQHPEGTIAAVWQRGYRLGDRIVRAARVVVSSGPATEGEE